The DNA segment GGTAATATCTTGGGTTGTACCATCATCTGAAGTTACAGTAATTGTATCAGTAAGGGTCTCGCCGTCACCTAAAGCCTGAATGGCAGATTGAGAGTTATCAGCAGAATAAGACCAGTCACCATCCGCTTCGATGGTTAAGTCACCATAAGTGCCAGAGATGGTTTCAGCATTAAAGACGGCTTCACCTGTATCGGTATCAGAAATCGTTAATGTACCAGAAGTGGTTAAAGTAGCCGCTGCATCTTCAGTCACGCCACCAGTTGTGTCGCCACCAATGGTAGGATCATCATTAGTACCTGTAATGGTAATGGTAATATCTTGGGTTGTACCATCATCTGAAGTTACAGTAATTGTATCAGTAAGGGTATCACCGTCACCTAAAGCTTGAATGGCAGATTGAGAGTTATCAGCAGAATAAGACCAATCACCATCCGCTTCGATGGTTAAGTCACCATAAGTGCCAGAGATGGTTTCAGCATTAAAGACGGCTTCACCTGTATCGGTATCAGAAATCGTTAATGTACCAGAAGTGGTTAAAGTAGCTGCTGCATCTTCGGTTACGCCACCAGTTGTGTCGCCACCAATGGTAGGATCATCATTAGTACCTGTAATGGTAATGGTAATATCTTGGGTTGTACCATCATCTGAAGTAACCGTAATTGTATCAGTAAGGGTATCGCCGTCACCTAAAGCTTGAATGGCAGATTGAGAGTTATCAGCAGAATAAGACCAATCACCATCCGCTTCGATGGTTAAGTCACCATAAGTACCAGAGATGGTTTCAGCATTAAAGACAGCTTCACCTGTATCGGTATCAGAAATCGTTAATGTACCAGAAGTGGTTAAAGTAGCTGCTGCATCTTCGGTTACGCCACCAGTTGTGTCGCCACCAATGGTAGGATCATCATTAGTACCTGTAATGGTAATGGTAATATCTTGGGTTGTACCATCATCTGAAGTTACAGTAATCGTATCAGTAAGGGTATCACCGTCACCTAAAGCTTGAATGGCAGATTGAGAGTTATCAGCCGAATAAGACCAGTCACCATCCGCTTCGATGGTTAAGTCACCATAAGTCCCAGAGATGGTTTCAGCATTAAAGACGGCTTCACCTGTATCGGTATCAGAAATCGTTAATGTACCAGAAGTGGTTAAAGTAGCCGCTGCATCTTCAGTTACAGAGCCAGTTGTATCACCACCAATGGTAGGGTCATCATTAGTACCTGTAATGGTAATGGTAATATCTTGGGTTGTACCATCATCTGAAGTTACAGTAATTGTATCAGTAAGGGTATCGCCGTCACCTAAAGCTTGAATGGCAGATTGAGAGTTATCAGCAGAATAAGACCAATCACCATCCGCTTCGATGGTTAAGTCACCATAAGTACCAGAGATGGTTTCAGCATTAAAGACAGCTTCACCTGTATCGGTATCAGAAATCGTTAATGTACCAGAAGTGGTTAAAGTAGCTGCTGCATCTTCGGTTACGCCACCAGTTGTGTCGCCACCAATGGTAGGATCATCATTAGTACCTGTAATGGTAATGGTAATATCTTGGGTTGTACCATCATCTGAAGTTACAGTAATTGTATCAGTAAGGGTGTCGCCAGCGCCTAAGGCTTGTATTGCAGATTGGCTATTATCGGCAGAATAGCTCCAGTCACCATCCGCTTCGATGGTTAAGTCACCATAAGTGCCAGAGATGGTTTCAGCATTAAAGACGGCTTCACCTGTATCGGTATCAGAAATCGTTAATGTACCAGAAGTGGTTAAAGTAGCCGCTGCATCTTCAGTCACGCCACCAGTTGTATCGCCACCAATGGTAGGATCATCATTAGTACCTGTAATGGTAATGGTAATATCTTGGGTTGTACCATCATCTGAAGTTACAGTAATCGTATCAGTAAGGGTGTCGCCGTCACCTAAAGCTTGTATTGCAGATTGAGAGTTATCAGCCGAATAAGACCAGTCACCATCAGCTTCGATAGTTAAGTCACCATAAGTGCCAGAGATGGTTTCAGCATTAAAGACGGCTTCACCTGTATCGGTATCAGAAATCGTTAATGTACCAGAAGTGGTTAAAGTAGCCGCTGCATCTTCAGTCACAGAGCCTGACGTATCACCACCAATGGTAGGCTCATCATTAGTACCTGTAATGGTAATAGTAATATCTTGGGTTGTACCATCATCTGAAGTTACAGTAATTGTATCAGTAAGGGTATCACCGTCACCTAAAGCTTGAATGGCAGATTGAGAGTTATCAGCCGAATAAGACCAGTCACCATCCGCTTCGATGGTTAAGTCACCATAAGTGCCAGAGATGGTTTCAGCATTAAAGACAGCTTCACCTGTATCGGTGTCAGAAATCGTTAATGTACCAGAAGTGGTTAAAGTAGCCGCTGCATCTTCAGTCACAGAGCCAGTTGTGTCGCCACCAATGGTAGGGTCATCATTAGTACCTGTAATGGTAATGGTAATATCTTGGGTTGTACCATCATCTGAAGTTACAGTAATTGTATCAGTAAGGGTATCACCGTCACCTAAAGCTTGAATGGCAGATTGAGAGTTATCAGCCGAATAAGACCAGTCACCATCCGCTTCGATGGTTAAGTCACCATAAGTGCCAGAGATGGTTTCAGCATTAAAGACGGCTTCACCTGTATCGGTATCAGAAATCGTTAATGTACCAGAAGTGGTTAAAGTAGCTGCTGCATCTTCAGTCACGCCACCAGTTGTGTCGCCACCAATGGTAGGCTCATCATTAGTACCTGTAATGGTAATGGTAATATCTTGGGTTGTACCATCATCTGAAGTTACAGTAATGGTGTCAGTTAAAGTATCGCCATCACCTAGTGCTTGAATAGCATTTTGATTATTATCGGCAGAATAAGACCAGTTACCATCTGCATCAATGATTAAATCACCATAGTTTCCAGTAATTGTTTCATCTGTGAAACTATCATTAGTGATAATTAATGTACCAGATGTGGAAATTTGATTACCAATAACACCAACATCTTCAGTAATAGAACCTTCAATTGTTCCTTCAATAACTGTTGGTTCTATTATAGTTTCTTCAGGCTCTTCTTCTAAGGCTTCTTCTTCCTCTGGTTCTCCTTCTTCTTCAACAAGAGGTACTACATCCTCTACATTTTGAATATTCCTTTCTAAATTAAAATCAGTTTGTTGAAGATTGGGCTCTACTCTTGAGTTTAGAGATTGATCAAAAAGGGTAATTAAATCGATTGTACCTGTGAAAATAATTGGTTTAATTAGTTGAAGGTCATTGGTGATGCTTGAATCAGTAAATAATTCTGGCAATGTAGCATTAAAAGTAGATATATCAATACCAAGATCAACTAATAAAGCTATTTCATTAACAGTAAGGTTGGATGAGTGATCTATTGTTTCTTCTGTTGTTGGAGCTTCACGTAATATTGTTCTTGTATATTTGGCAAGTAAAGATTCACTCCCAAAATGCGTATTCTCATGCCCCCCAACTGTATCAGGCGTAATAGCTGTTACTTTTGTGTCTAAATATTCTTTACCAGATGTAAACTGATTGTTGTTAGCCATAAATAATAATCCGATACATTAATACCCTTACATTTTAAAAGTATATCGACTTTAATTAAATTATAGTAGTTTAACTGATGATTTTTAATTAATTAGGTTAAATTATTGATTTTAAAGTTTTAGTTTTTTGATGTTGATCTTAATTATAAATTTTAAAAAAATTATAAACAATATGTTTTTTGTAAAAATAAATGACTGCAATTATAACGGTTATTAATTAATTGCTTTTTTGCTTGTTTGAACTAGCATACTGCCTTGAATATTATTTGCTTCTAACTTATGTTTAATAACATCACCTTCACGTTTTGACTTAATATTGCCAATAGAAACAACATAATAGCTGCCTTTTTTGGCAACAATAGGCTTTAATCCAATAAGTAATAGTCGAGCTCTCATGCTATTCGCATCATTTTGATTTTTATAAGATGCAACTTGTAAGGCATAAGTATATTCATACTTTTGTTGGATTTTTGGTGTGGCATCCACTTGGACAGTTTGTTTAGTTAAGGTATCATAAAATGTGAATTTTGGTTCAGTATCATTGTTTTGTTGAGAAGTGATCGTAGTTTGAGTAGGCAAATTTGATTGAATATCATTATTTAATTGGCTATTTGTATCTTGTGGCTGAGATTCGTTATTTTTATTGGAGTTAATTGGTATTGTAACTACCGGCGCCGGTTTATTAGGATCTAAACTAGGCGGGTTAAGAAAACTTGCAGGTTTTGGTAGCGTAATTTCTTTTATTTCAGTCGTTTTTTTATGTAACATAACATAAAATAATAAAAGCAGAAGAATAATAGTCATTAGCCCTAATAATATAAAAACAGAAACTGATGTTAGTTGTGATTTTGCTTTTTTAGTTAGATTAAATGAATGCTTACTTTTTAGGTTGTTTTTTTTGTGATTGGCTTTAGTTGTAGACTTTCTTTTAGCTTTTGAAGTTGTCTTTTTACTAGGTTGTGTAGTTAACTTCTTTGTTGTTTTTGTTATTTTTTGAAATTTAGAAGTTATTGTTTTTTTAGTGCTTTTTTGGTTAGATAATGCAGAAAGCTCTTTTGCAGCAGTATTTTTCAATTTATTTGCTGTTTTTAATCTTTTTGGTTTTGCTGTTGGCTGTGCCGTTACAGTATTTTTTGCATAATCTCTTATTACCATGGTCCTTTACCGTGTTTAAATTTCCGTTATTTAAATTTACATTATCTCAGGTGCTTTAATATTTAATAGAGATAATGTATTGTTTATAACCTCTCTTATGCTATCAATCAAGACCAATCTTGCCTGAGTTATTTGTTGACTATCAACAATAAACTTATATTGATTATAGTACATATGAAATAATTGCGCTAAATCACGAAGATAATTTGTTAATAGATGAGGCTCAAGCTTTTCAGAAGCTTTTTCAATTAATTCAGGATATTGTATTAATTTATTAGCTAGATCTGCTTCAATATCA comes from the bacterium SCSIO 12844 genome and includes:
- a CDS encoding SPOR domain-containing protein, with translation MVIRDYAKNTVTAQPTAKPKRLKTANKLKNTAAKELSALSNQKSTKKTITSKFQKITKTTKKLTTQPSKKTTSKAKRKSTTKANHKKNNLKSKHSFNLTKKAKSQLTSVSVFILLGLMTIILLLLLFYVMLHKKTTEIKEITLPKPASFLNPPSLDPNKPAPVVTIPINSNKNNESQPQDTNSQLNNDIQSNLPTQTTITSQQNNDTEPKFTFYDTLTKQTVQVDATPKIQQKYEYTYALQVASYKNQNDANSMRARLLLIGLKPIVAKKGSYYVVSIGNIKSKREGDVIKHKLEANNIQGSMLVQTSKKAIN